The window TATTAGATTATtcgagaaaaataaagaaatgggtttacaaaaatttattttataatttaatatatgtcataataaaaaaataacatttttttggaaagggAGATTTACGTTATCTTAAGAAGATTATAAATCGAATTATTTCGCCATCTTGTCATCATAATGATTTTTCCCAggaatatagaaaaaattagggGTTAacccttaaaaaatattttttatcctctATCATtatggatttatttttttatggaacttataaatatatcattattcATGTGGTGGTATACCCCTATGCTTTATTTAACGAATAACTTATCCAATTTATTTGCTGCTTATGAAAATAGAAAAGTGACAAATAAAGGGAGTTTATATTCCATGGGATTGGTAAATCATGGGAGTTAACAACGGTGCAATTaaactatttttaataactggattattttattttttttttgtcatagTTCCACTTGTTTATACAGCATTACTCTGCACATGCCATTTAATGATACCtttattgttaaaattttattttttccaacagGCTATCTGTTAGCAAAGAATATAAAGAGggtttattttgtattatttctTTCCATACTAAAATAgactaaatatatttagtgATCTACttttgtatttattaaaGTGTAAGTCTTGTGCCcctaaataatttaataatcGCTTGGCTATCTACTAAGGGGTTGTAAttatttcgaaaaatatattaaaaataaacgtaatGGGTATTTTATCGCAAGCTAAATTTTCGTTAgaaatcattttatttatacatatatgtatgtatgttttataattatgaaaaaaaaaaaaaaagggtaactAGTGTAAAAACGAAgttattttctcattttccatAAAGAATGATATGTAGATATACAGaatcaattatttttcattcattttccTGATAAATGCTGAATGACggaatataatgaaatattgAATCAAGTactatattaattttaataataacatatattaatatatcattttatttgaataTTGTATTTACCAcgaaatgacaaaaaaaagaatgttaCTTTTAAAGTAAGAAATTATGAGATTATATATTGTTTTggtcttcatatttttttagtacTCCTTTTTGGGTAAATGGCTTATAGATAATTTGGACAGAGGATTAAGCAATGAAGatgttaataaatataaaacgtATTACCCTAGTATTCACGCTAATTTAGCTAATTATAATGCAAACCGTCCTGTGTTTtgtggaaaatttttaaggaaTTTAACAGAATTAAAAAGTTCTGGTGATGATAATGCTACTACTAGGAgtaaatgtagaaaattaAATAACTGGTTATATGTTATAAGAAAAAACCAGGCTATACTTTTGACGATATGAGAAATGTCTTAAAGTTAAcgaataaatttaataaagaTATTTATAAGACGTATAAATGTGGTTTTGAGTGGTTATTGCACGAAAACGAATTTGAGAATATAATcaaattatacaattttaatgaaCATATTAATAACAAAGGTAACATTAGCAACATATCTGAAGACCAATATGCTGATTTTTGCGAATACGTACGTGGGTGCATTGcaacatataataaaattaatttgtaataatgaagataattttaataatagtACTCTGTGTGAGGAATTAAAActatttaaacaaaattatgataaaCATGTGGTAAAATTGGTTGAATTCAAACGATGTTTTCCTTATTGGGAAGAAACCGAAAAAAGTCACAAAATCAATTGTATACCACAGAATCAAAGGGCTTATGATGGAAGATCTAAATATTCAGGACCTACTGTTGTTGGTCGTAAATCTCAGAGTACATTTCATCAGAATAAACTTGGACATTTGCTTTCAGATAACAGTAAAATTAACACAAAAGTAAGAGTTCTTGAATAAATGAATAGAAAAGTATCTCTTCATTTTATGTAACACTTTTCTCTAAAATAgtacaattaaaaaagttttataaattttgtgtatttatatattttatttatagtaccatatttttgatgaattacatatatatgagaGAATGAAACAAATTCTAAAACTTTGGGTGATATGGATAGGCTTAATTACATATGCAAGAATAGTGAAAAAAGCCCTAGCGAATGGGATGACGATGCTGCAAAAATTTGTGAAGATTTTATAagattatttatttttatgtcttcCGATACAAATACAAAGACAGTTTTGGATACAAAtgattataaatttttaaacttctggttaaataaaaaattacgagagaaaaataaggaacataattttataagTAGTTTTTTCACTTACTTGAACGAATATAAATCTATTTTtgataatgataataaattGGATGGTAAGCTACAATATATTCTTTCAGgtgaatgggaaaaaatggatatcCTATATAATTTGCATTATAATTatagtaaaattaaaaacggaAATTTTGATACATGGAGAAAGAAAGATGAATGTGAGaagtatgcaaaaaattgcgttGAGAAAATTGAAGAAGCAATAGAGAAATATCCTGAAAAAGATGATACAGAATTTTACAAGGCATTAAGAGAATTTAGTcatttatacacatatgaTCAATATAATTCTGCATCATgcagaaatgtaaaattacCACCACTACCAAAATTCAATCCATCAACAATAAACTCACAGAAAGCTGAACAGgatggaaaagaaattaaagcTACTAAAAAGGAGGCTAAAATGTATGAAGCAGTAAAAACATGTGACGAAAACCGTAACGAACTTGAGATTGTAAATTTCCTAAATACGGATAAATATGttacaatatattattaaaatgattttttataattacccctttgaagaacaaaatatatgcgtAACATGATTACAAAagtcttttttaaaaatccccatttcattatatatatgttccattatttatgtttaatGTTCAGCATATCCTATTAAAAGACTTAAATGTATTAGACGAATATGAAGAACTCAATAAATCCGGAATATtagattataaaaaatactgTAGTGACATATGTGatttagagaaaaaatttcctggAACAAAGGCTTTATGTGTgaaaacttcaaaaaatttagaagatATTTCTAAAAAGCAGAAACAAGAACGAATTGAAGCATGTGAGCATTTTTACTATTGGTTATCTGATCACATATGGAATttgtttggaaaaaataattattacattAAGGACAATCCTGCAGTTCTTAATTTTCTTAGCATAGTATATCGTATTATGTATCGTTTAAATATTCATGAGtgtttatttcattataatcCCTATGATAGCAAAGATAttttaaaggaaaagaagcatttgtattattattttaaatattaccaaaaaattaagaacTCTATTACTACTAATAAATTAGTAGAGAAATACAATTTATATTGTGAATATCTTAATTACATAAGAAATTTGTACGAGAAATACGTTCCAAGTTGTTGCTCGTGCTTTTCTGATCTCAAAGAATGTTCTGAGTATTGCaaagaatattttacatGTGATAAAAGTTACTATCCTTCAGAGTTACTTACTGAATTAAGTTGCAACGGTGAAGAGCTCATTAAAAGCGTagatgaaatatttaaaagtgTAACAATAAACAGAAAAGATTTAATTATTCGGCAAAGAAAATTAACAGGTTATTCCTTTGGAGAAATTTTCAGCGATCCCTTCTACAGTGTTGTGTTATTGGGTTTTACGTTAATGGGAATACTTTGCACGTTTTTCGTCTTTTACAAGGTATGCACTGCATTATAAGACTGGAGAAGTGTTTATTCATAATGATAATTTCTTCGCCTTCTAAATTAGTAATAgcaacataaatatatttctactgttttttttttttttttctttatttattagtttacccccgTCGGAACTTGGTTAAACAGAGGAAGATCGAACAGACTTAATATTACGCACTCCATGCTAGAAAAACATATGCAAGAATTACCAAGTCGCAGAGGGAACCCCCCAAACGTAATATCGCAAAATAAACGAATACGTATAGCGTATCAgaataattaacaaaattaagatATTCTGGAGAAGAATAGCAAATGTTTCAAGCAAAGGAAGTTAAGAAGAATAAGGATAGAACTGATATGTTGCCCCTATTAGTAatagggtaaaaaaaaatgatgtatcGTGTAACTTAAATTATGGTTCAtttgggaaaagaaaaatcgaaaaaaataggaaaactGCTTAAAACAGCataatgtacaaaaaaactCCTTAACGATTATTCCTAATATTGGTGAAGTGGTTGTATAACTAACCATGCAATAATCACGTATCAAAATTGTGTAGATAGTTAACCCCATTATGAAGCTAGTAACGCACAAAAGaagttaacaatttttaacgAATAATCGATTGAATGTGCAAACACTCTTCCCTGCACAGTGATGGATTTAATCAGTTGTGCTTAGAAGTGGGTGCAGCAGATGTGAATGCGCTTGTGCAAATTGTTTATAAAAAGTTTGTAAAGATGTATCAG of the Plasmodium cynomolgi strain B DNA, chromosome 7, whole genome shotgun sequence genome contains:
- a CDS encoding VIR-like CYIR protein (putative) — encoded protein: MRNVLKLTNKFNKDIYKTYKCGFEWLLHENEFENIIKLYNFNEHINNKGNISNISEDQYADFCEYKPKKVTKSIVYHRIKGLMMEDLNIQDLLLLVVNLRVHFIRINLDICFQITVKLTQK